One Vigna radiata var. radiata cultivar VC1973A unplaced genomic scaffold, Vradiata_ver6 scaffold_382, whole genome shotgun sequence DNA segment encodes these proteins:
- the LOC106780084 gene encoding RINT1-like protein MAG2 isoform X1, which translates to MESLQTLPPPSHLSPSALSFLDHRFHTQCALADAPNFVSELQTQCAELDRALDELTRRLGEGLAAYASFSGEIHGLFGHVTDRLTTLSSTVVPDGGRGKADGKGFKEELAALAKEVARLETVRVYAETALKLDTLVGDIEDAVSFTMSKSMRKHSSSQNSQEMHMLAIKTLKTTEGILASITKAHPQWKQLVSAVDHRVDRALAILRPQAIAEHRALLTSLGWPPPLSAFTSSNSDASTVNQVPNPLLSMQTDLKLRYSENFFALCNLQELQRKRKVRQLEGHDREVALRQPLWVIEELVNPLSLASQRHFSKWIDKPEFIFTLVYKITRDFVDSMDELLQPLVDEAMLLGYSCREEWISAMVTSLTTYMAKEIFPSYISQLDEESATGTQSSARISWLHLIDLMIAFDKRIKSLVENSGVLLSFDDDDIMQKISSLAIFCDRPDWLDLWAEIELDDALDKLKLDIQNENYWVKKVEGAVLSSYTDDYKSPLISNSFLRHLASVIDRCRSLPRVSLRSKFLRSVGLPIIRNFFDSILIRCQEAEGLTALTDDDAVLKVTISVNAAHYFESVIKEWSEDVFFLEMGMGEDDEAGMKSNANIYEALPESSRRVIFDDEIKKLEEFRTEWVEKISLVILRGFDALSRDYMKNKKQWQKDEEGWTVSKALVEALNYLQSKTSVVEVGLNGRDFVGVWRSLAAGIDRLLYNGILMSNVKFHRSGVDRFGNDLDVLFGVFGSWCLRPEGFFPKTSEGQKLLKLDKNEAEECKVGGKKWLKENGLRHLSVTEAEKILKNRVFTS; encoded by the exons ATGGAGTCGCTCCAAACGCTACCTCCACCCTCTCATCTCTCACCCTCTGCACTCTCCTTCCTCGACCACAGATTCCATACCCAATGCGCCCTCGCCGATGCTCCCAACTTCGTCTCCGAGCTCCAGACCCAGTGCGCCGAGTTGGATCGCGCGCTCGACGAGTTGACTCGGAGACTCGGAGAGGGTCTCGCCGCTTACGCCTCCTTCTCCGGCGAAATCCACGGCCTCTTCGGCCACGTTACCGATAGGTTGACTACCCTCTCCTCCACTGTAGTGCCAG ATGGAGGAAGAGGCAAAGCGGATGGTAAGGGTTTCAAAGAGGAACTTGCGGCTTTGGCGAAGGAAGTGGCTAGGTTGGAGACGGTTCGTGTTTATGcag AGACAGCGCTTAAACTCGATACTTTAGTTGGTGATATTGAGGATGCTGTATCATTTACTATGAGCAAAAGCATGAGGAAACATTCTTCTAGTCAAAATTCACAA GAAATGCATATGCTTGCTATTAAAACACTGAAAACAACAGAAGGCATATTAGCTTCAATAACAAAGGCACATCCTCAGTGGAAGCAACTTGTGTCAGCTGTTGATCACAGGGTGGACCGAGCTCTTGCTATTTTAAGGCCCCAGGCAATTGCTGAGCATCGAGCACTTCTTACTTCGCTTGGATGGCCCCCACCTCTTTCGGCCTTTACCTCCTCTAATTCAGATGCAAGCACCGTGAATCAAGTCCCAAATCCTCTGCTGAGTATGCAAACGGATCTTAAACTCAGGTACTCTGAAAATTTTTTTGCTTTGTGCAATCTACAGGAATTGcaaaggaaaaggaaagttAGGCAACTTGAGGGCCATGATAGGGAAGTTGCCCTGCGACAACCACTTTGGGTAATAGAAGAGCTTGTGAATCCATTATCATTAGCTTCCCAACGGCATTTCTCAAAATGGATTGATAAACCGgaatttatttttacacttgTATATAAAATCACAAGGGATTTTGTCGACTCTATGGATGAATTGTTGCAGCCATTGGTGGATGAAGCAATGTTACTTGGTTATAGTTGTAGAGAAGAATGGATCTCAGCAATGGTAACTTCATTAACCACATACATGGCAAAAGAAATTTTCCCTAGTTACATTAGTCAACTAGACGAAGAGAGTGCTACCGGCACTCAGTCATCTGCTAGAATATCATGGTTGCATCTCATTGACTTGATGATAGCTTTTGACAAAAGAATTAAGTCTTTAGTAGAGAATTCTGGGGTCTTGCTATCCTTTGACGATGATGATATCATGCAAAAAATTTCATCTCTAGCCATATTTTGTGATCGTCCAGACTGGCTTGATCTATGGGCTGAAATAGAGCTAGATGATGCCCTAGATAAGTTGAAACTAGACATCCAAAATGAGAATTATTGGGTAAAGAAGGTTGAGGGTGCTGTTCTTTCATCCTATACTGATGATTACAAGTCTCCTCTGATTTCTAATTCCTTTCTACGCCATCTAGCATCTGTTATTGATCGTTGTCGATCATTGCCTAGAGTAAGTCTAAGGTCAAAATTTCTCAGGTCAGTAGGTCTTCCtattataagaaatttttttgatTCCATACTTATCCGCTGCCAAGAAGCTGAAGGTTTGACAGCCTTAACCGATGACGATGCTGTATTAAAGGTGACAATTTCTGTCAATGCTGCTCATTACTTCGAATCTGTTATAAAGGAATGGTCTGAAGATGTCTTCTTCCTTGAGATGGGGATGGGTGAGGATGATGAGGCAGGAATGAAAAGTAATGCTAATATTTATGAAGCCTTGCCAGAAAGTTCCAGAAGGGTTATTTTTGATGACGAGATAAAAAAGTTGGAAGAGTTCAGAACAGAGTGGGTTGAAAAGATATCCCTAGTTATTTTGAGGGGTTTTGACGCTCTCTCTAGGGACTATATGAAGAACAAGAAGCAATGGcagaaggatgaagaaggatgGACTGTGTCGAAGGCACTAGTAGAAGCCTTGAATTATCTGCAAAGTAAAACTTCGGTGGTGGAAGTGGGTTTGAACGGTAGGGATTTCGTTGGGGTTTGGAGAAGTTTGGCGGCAGGCATTGATCGGTTACTTTATAATGGTATTCTTATGAGCAATGTAAAATTTCACAGAAGTGGTGTTGACAGATTTGGTAATGACTTGGACGTTTTATTTGGGGTATTTGGGTCATGGTGTTTGAGACCTGAAGGATTTTTTCCAAAAACAAGTGAAGGTCAGAAGTTGTTGAAGTTGGATAAAAATGAAGCGGAAGAATGTAAGGTAGGGGGGAAGAAGTGGTTGAAGGAGAATGGGTTGAGACATTTGAGTGTAACTGAAGCGGAAAAGATTTTGAAGAATAGGGTGTTCACGAGTTGA
- the LOC106780084 gene encoding RINT1-like protein MAG2 isoform X2 — MEEEAKRMVRVSKRNLRLWRRKWLGWRRFVFMQEMHMLAIKTLKTTEGILASITKAHPQWKQLVSAVDHRVDRALAILRPQAIAEHRALLTSLGWPPPLSAFTSSNSDASTVNQVPNPLLSMQTDLKLRYSENFFALCNLQELQRKRKVRQLEGHDREVALRQPLWVIEELVNPLSLASQRHFSKWIDKPEFIFTLVYKITRDFVDSMDELLQPLVDEAMLLGYSCREEWISAMVTSLTTYMAKEIFPSYISQLDEESATGTQSSARISWLHLIDLMIAFDKRIKSLVENSGVLLSFDDDDIMQKISSLAIFCDRPDWLDLWAEIELDDALDKLKLDIQNENYWVKKVEGAVLSSYTDDYKSPLISNSFLRHLASVIDRCRSLPRVSLRSKFLRSVGLPIIRNFFDSILIRCQEAEGLTALTDDDAVLKVTISVNAAHYFESVIKEWSEDVFFLEMGMGEDDEAGMKSNANIYEALPESSRRVIFDDEIKKLEEFRTEWVEKISLVILRGFDALSRDYMKNKKQWQKDEEGWTVSKALVEALNYLQSKTSVVEVGLNGRDFVGVWRSLAAGIDRLLYNGILMSNVKFHRSGVDRFGNDLDVLFGVFGSWCLRPEGFFPKTSEGQKLLKLDKNEAEECKVGGKKWLKENGLRHLSVTEAEKILKNRVFTS; from the exons ATGGAGGAAGAGGCAAAGCGGATGGTAAGGGTTTCAAAGAGGAACTTGCGGCTTTGGCGAAGGAAGTGGCTAGGTTGGAGACGGTTCGTGTTTATGcag GAAATGCATATGCTTGCTATTAAAACACTGAAAACAACAGAAGGCATATTAGCTTCAATAACAAAGGCACATCCTCAGTGGAAGCAACTTGTGTCAGCTGTTGATCACAGGGTGGACCGAGCTCTTGCTATTTTAAGGCCCCAGGCAATTGCTGAGCATCGAGCACTTCTTACTTCGCTTGGATGGCCCCCACCTCTTTCGGCCTTTACCTCCTCTAATTCAGATGCAAGCACCGTGAATCAAGTCCCAAATCCTCTGCTGAGTATGCAAACGGATCTTAAACTCAGGTACTCTGAAAATTTTTTTGCTTTGTGCAATCTACAGGAATTGcaaaggaaaaggaaagttAGGCAACTTGAGGGCCATGATAGGGAAGTTGCCCTGCGACAACCACTTTGGGTAATAGAAGAGCTTGTGAATCCATTATCATTAGCTTCCCAACGGCATTTCTCAAAATGGATTGATAAACCGgaatttatttttacacttgTATATAAAATCACAAGGGATTTTGTCGACTCTATGGATGAATTGTTGCAGCCATTGGTGGATGAAGCAATGTTACTTGGTTATAGTTGTAGAGAAGAATGGATCTCAGCAATGGTAACTTCATTAACCACATACATGGCAAAAGAAATTTTCCCTAGTTACATTAGTCAACTAGACGAAGAGAGTGCTACCGGCACTCAGTCATCTGCTAGAATATCATGGTTGCATCTCATTGACTTGATGATAGCTTTTGACAAAAGAATTAAGTCTTTAGTAGAGAATTCTGGGGTCTTGCTATCCTTTGACGATGATGATATCATGCAAAAAATTTCATCTCTAGCCATATTTTGTGATCGTCCAGACTGGCTTGATCTATGGGCTGAAATAGAGCTAGATGATGCCCTAGATAAGTTGAAACTAGACATCCAAAATGAGAATTATTGGGTAAAGAAGGTTGAGGGTGCTGTTCTTTCATCCTATACTGATGATTACAAGTCTCCTCTGATTTCTAATTCCTTTCTACGCCATCTAGCATCTGTTATTGATCGTTGTCGATCATTGCCTAGAGTAAGTCTAAGGTCAAAATTTCTCAGGTCAGTAGGTCTTCCtattataagaaatttttttgatTCCATACTTATCCGCTGCCAAGAAGCTGAAGGTTTGACAGCCTTAACCGATGACGATGCTGTATTAAAGGTGACAATTTCTGTCAATGCTGCTCATTACTTCGAATCTGTTATAAAGGAATGGTCTGAAGATGTCTTCTTCCTTGAGATGGGGATGGGTGAGGATGATGAGGCAGGAATGAAAAGTAATGCTAATATTTATGAAGCCTTGCCAGAAAGTTCCAGAAGGGTTATTTTTGATGACGAGATAAAAAAGTTGGAAGAGTTCAGAACAGAGTGGGTTGAAAAGATATCCCTAGTTATTTTGAGGGGTTTTGACGCTCTCTCTAGGGACTATATGAAGAACAAGAAGCAATGGcagaaggatgaagaaggatgGACTGTGTCGAAGGCACTAGTAGAAGCCTTGAATTATCTGCAAAGTAAAACTTCGGTGGTGGAAGTGGGTTTGAACGGTAGGGATTTCGTTGGGGTTTGGAGAAGTTTGGCGGCAGGCATTGATCGGTTACTTTATAATGGTATTCTTATGAGCAATGTAAAATTTCACAGAAGTGGTGTTGACAGATTTGGTAATGACTTGGACGTTTTATTTGGGGTATTTGGGTCATGGTGTTTGAGACCTGAAGGATTTTTTCCAAAAACAAGTGAAGGTCAGAAGTTGTTGAAGTTGGATAAAAATGAAGCGGAAGAATGTAAGGTAGGGGGGAAGAAGTGGTTGAAGGAGAATGGGTTGAGACATTTGAGTGTAACTGAAGCGGAAAAGATTTTGAAGAATAGGGTGTTCACGAGTTGA